One genomic segment of uncultured Desulfobacter sp. includes these proteins:
- a CDS encoding PAS domain S-box protein, with amino-acid sequence MPQGNQKEKDIQVELQAQKKLITDLKQKAYNLVQENKYLRELYDRSPLGYQSLDENGCIVETNKAWLDLLGYSREEVIGQNFGNFLGEKWRAHYKEKFPKLKAVGEILGFEFEMIKKDGSILMVNLDGRIGKKASGEFQQTYCIIKDITRQKKDEVTRQKLQKELQQAQKMESFGRIAAGMAHEINNPLAGMIQNASVMRSRLENMDMPANFRVAKELGISLEGIRAFMEKRKIFRMLDMIHESGLRVAEIVSSMLGFARKSEPCFSSHYPNELIDKIIQLCATDYDLKKQYDFKSVEIIKLDVRVF; translated from the coding sequence ATGCCTCAAGGTAATCAAAAAGAAAAAGATATTCAGGTTGAGCTTCAAGCACAGAAAAAACTGATAACGGACCTTAAACAGAAAGCATACAATCTTGTTCAAGAAAATAAGTATCTCCGAGAATTGTATGATCGTTCTCCTTTAGGATATCAGTCGTTGGACGAAAATGGTTGTATAGTTGAGACCAACAAGGCTTGGCTGGATCTCCTGGGATATTCAAGAGAAGAGGTTATTGGGCAGAATTTTGGCAATTTCCTCGGAGAAAAATGGCGAGCGCACTACAAAGAAAAGTTTCCGAAACTCAAGGCCGTCGGCGAAATACTTGGGTTTGAATTTGAGATGATCAAAAAGGATGGTTCAATTCTCATGGTGAACCTGGATGGCCGGATCGGTAAGAAAGCCAGTGGGGAGTTTCAACAAACGTACTGCATTATTAAAGACATCACCCGGCAAAAAAAGGACGAGGTTACACGACAGAAACTTCAGAAAGAACTGCAACAGGCACAAAAAATGGAATCGTTCGGAAGAATTGCTGCAGGTATGGCCCATGAAATAAACAATCCGTTGGCTGGCATGATACAAAATGCGAGTGTCATGAGATCTCGTTTGGAAAACATGGATATGCCTGCAAATTTTCGTGTTGCAAAAGAACTTGGTATATCGTTGGAGGGCATCAGAGCCTTTATGGAAAAGAGGAAAATTTTCAGGATGCTTGATATGATCCATGAATCTGGATTACGTGTTGCAGAAATTGTCAGCAGTATGCTTGGTTTTGCAAGGAAATCCGAGCCCTGTTTTTCCTCCCATTATCCTAATGAACTGATAGACAAAATTATTCAACTGTGTGCCACAGATTATGACTTAAAAAAACAATATGATTTTAAATCAGTTGAAATCATAAAACTCGATGTTCGAGTTTTTTGA
- a CDS encoding transposase, translating to MSATEKKTAERIALEIKTPQSVRSTQRFLKTYKWDHGAMLQIHQQQVVQQIATEDGMITVDPSEFPKKGNKSVGVAHQYCGNTGKKDNCQSGVFIGYVSGKGHGLIDAQLYMPKSWFEKDHEELRKTNLVPEDLVFQTKNDIASNLIKSVSKRFPARWIGCDAGLGSDMDFLKSLPNSLYYFADIKSNSKVFLEKPEVGIPPYAGRGKRPTKPKVLSDHKPISVSKLEKSD from the coding sequence ATGAGCGCAACTGAAAAAAAAACTGCAGAGAGGATTGCTCTGGAAATCAAAACCCCTCAATCTGTACGGTCAACCCAGCGTTTTTTAAAAACGTACAAATGGGATCATGGCGCCATGCTTCAAATACACCAACAGCAGGTCGTCCAGCAGATTGCAACTGAAGACGGTATGATAACGGTAGATCCGTCTGAATTTCCAAAAAAAGGAAATAAATCCGTTGGTGTTGCACATCAATATTGCGGCAATACCGGCAAAAAAGACAATTGTCAATCAGGTGTATTTATCGGCTATGTCAGCGGAAAAGGGCATGGCCTCATTGATGCTCAACTATATATGCCGAAATCATGGTTTGAGAAAGACCATGAAGAGCTTCGGAAAACCAACCTCGTTCCGGAAGATTTAGTATTTCAAACAAAAAACGACATTGCGTCGAACTTGATAAAGTCTGTCAGTAAAAGATTTCCTGCCCGCTGGATAGGTTGCGATGCAGGTCTTGGCAGCGATATGGATTTTTTAAAATCCTTGCCGAATTCGCTTTATTATTTTGCCGATATAAAATCAAACAGCAAAGTTTTTTTGGAAAAACCGGAAGTTGGCATTCCTCCATATGCAGGAAGGGGAAAACGTCCTACAAAACCCAAAGTATTGTCGGATCACAAACCAATTTCCGTATCAAAACTGGAAAAGTCAGATTAA
- a CDS encoding Druantia anti-phage system protein DruA encodes MKKDGVICLPPSTRKKRPDRRIKLTSATDPQHRIVCPVHRLAELNSQIVTRATSALWNEYIERYHYLGHKPLPGAQLRYFITAGEQIVALAGFGAAAWQTAPRDQFIGWTHDQRKANLHLIVNNARFLILPWIQSKNLASKILSLITHRLPNDWHNKYNIRPVMLETFVQKDRFAGTCYKAANWQIVGETKGRGKLGANPKKGTVIVPIKDVWVYPLDQNFKALLK; translated from the coding sequence ATGAAAAAAGATGGAGTCATATGCCTGCCGCCATCTACTCGGAAAAAAAGGCCTGATAGACGCATTAAATTAACGTCAGCTACTGATCCGCAACACCGGATTGTCTGTCCGGTTCACCGTTTGGCGGAACTTAATTCGCAGATCGTTACCAGAGCGACATCTGCTTTGTGGAATGAATACATCGAAAGGTATCATTATCTTGGGCATAAGCCTTTGCCGGGTGCCCAACTTCGATATTTCATCACTGCCGGCGAACAAATCGTTGCCCTGGCAGGGTTTGGTGCAGCGGCTTGGCAAACCGCACCAAGAGATCAGTTTATTGGATGGACTCATGATCAAAGAAAGGCAAATTTGCATTTGATTGTGAATAATGCCAGGTTCCTTATTTTGCCGTGGATTCAATCGAAAAATTTAGCATCCAAAATTCTTTCGTTGATAACACACCGACTCCCGAATGATTGGCACAACAAATATAACATCCGGCCTGTAATGCTTGAGACGTTTGTTCAAAAAGATCGTTTCGCAGGAACCTGTTATAAAGCCGCAAATTGGCAAATTGTTGGAGAAACTAAAGGGCGTGGTAAATTAGGTGCTAACCCAAAGAAAGGGACAGTAATTGTTCCAATCAAAGACGTTTGGGTTTATCCTTTGGACCAGAATTTTAAGGCTTTACTCAAATAA
- a CDS encoding IS66 family transposase produces MHQKALLREERLKQEIKEKDGQIRDLKNRLFGKKSEKKTSKTEKTDPKTNKDKRPRGQQPGSEGHGLTERPDLPVVEEKACFPENPVCPCCGLPYALDENTGPETQIIEVEVKAYTRRIVRQTGTKICSCKGVPQALTAPIPPKLMPKSPYGISIWTDVLLNKFHYCQPTNRLLNQYGELGLPISAGTISGGLKNLKELFQPIYNRLYLQQMTEDRFHQDESIWKVFEKIIGKIGNKWWLWVSRSESVVYFMIAQGRGADVPISYFENTRKSKIIVICDRYSAYKALANKMPFIILAFCWAHVRRDFLDAARKYPELEEWTFSWIEKIGELYHINNLRCASFNKAFPVEWQSESFKKQHESLIQKMNEMTQDRNAFIESHDPDNPNLTVLSNAKYKIMKSLKNHWDGLSVFVEHPEVPMDNNKGENAIRNPVTGRKNFYGSGSVWSAQLAAMMFSLFKTLDLWGLNCHHWLNSYLNACAVNHGKAPEELSQFLPWEMDEARLDKLSKPIDTS; encoded by the coding sequence ATGCACCAAAAAGCTCTTTTGCGAGAAGAGAGGCTCAAGCAGGAGATAAAAGAAAAAGATGGCCAAATCCGGGATCTAAAAAACCGGCTATTTGGAAAAAAAAGTGAAAAGAAAACGTCAAAAACAGAAAAAACCGATCCAAAAACAAATAAGGACAAAAGGCCTCGTGGCCAACAACCTGGAAGTGAAGGTCACGGCCTGACAGAGCGTCCTGACCTTCCCGTCGTAGAAGAGAAAGCTTGTTTTCCGGAAAATCCAGTATGTCCTTGTTGCGGGTTGCCCTACGCACTTGATGAGAATACGGGGCCTGAAACCCAAATTATTGAGGTTGAAGTCAAAGCCTACACAAGGAGAATTGTCCGCCAAACAGGGACAAAAATATGCTCATGTAAAGGAGTGCCTCAAGCTCTTACTGCGCCGATACCTCCAAAACTGATGCCCAAAAGCCCATACGGCATTTCAATCTGGACAGATGTTTTGTTGAACAAATTTCATTATTGCCAGCCGACCAATCGTCTCTTAAATCAGTATGGGGAGCTTGGTTTACCCATTTCGGCCGGTACAATTTCAGGTGGTTTGAAAAATCTTAAAGAATTATTTCAACCCATCTACAACAGGCTTTACCTTCAGCAAATGACCGAAGACAGATTCCATCAAGATGAAAGCATCTGGAAGGTCTTTGAAAAAATTATAGGTAAAATTGGCAATAAATGGTGGTTATGGGTCAGTCGTTCTGAATCCGTTGTGTATTTCATGATTGCGCAAGGACGAGGTGCAGATGTTCCGATATCCTATTTTGAAAATACCCGGAAAAGTAAAATCATTGTTATCTGCGACCGGTATAGCGCTTATAAAGCATTAGCTAACAAAATGCCTTTCATTATTTTGGCCTTTTGTTGGGCACACGTCCGACGTGATTTTCTGGATGCTGCCAGGAAGTATCCGGAACTGGAAGAATGGACATTTAGCTGGATCGAAAAAATCGGAGAGCTGTATCATATAAACAATCTGCGTTGTGCATCCTTTAATAAAGCATTTCCTGTGGAATGGCAGTCGGAATCATTCAAAAAGCAACACGAATCTTTGATTCAAAAGATGAACGAAATGACGCAGGACCGAAATGCATTTATAGAATCACACGATCCCGATAACCCTAATTTGACGGTATTATCCAATGCCAAATACAAAATTATGAAAAGCCTGAAAAACCATTGGGACGGATTGAGTGTGTTTGTCGAACACCCGGAAGTCCCCATGGATAATAATAAAGGTGAAAATGCCATTCGCAATCCTGTAACAGGTCGTAAAAATTTTTATGGTTCAGGAAGTGTATGGAGCGCCCAACTGGCAGCGATGATGTTTTCACTTTTTAAAACCTTGGATTTATGGGGACTAAACTGTCACCACTGGTTAAATTCATACCTTAACGCCTGCGCTGTAAACCATGGGAAAGCACCTGAAGAATTATCACAATTTCTTCCCTGGGAAATGGATGAGGCCCGCCTGGATAAATTGTCAAAACCGATAGATACATCATGA
- a CDS encoding DDE-type integrase/transposase/recombinase: MEQENDKNLEIALWRYGLISPLLHRDANDLTLNKMLDMASSRRYVHPNGTHVLLSGETLRKWLYRYQRLGLPGLEDKQRSDKGLHKIPEPLSDKMIALRLEHPRWTTARLIKELARAGVWNGRKPSRSALYRFAKTHNLQRDPHLNPELGARPYAFDHFGQLWMADFLHGPKLYHGKKKKKTYLHVILDDCCRYVVHGGFYLTESVNPLVFDLMGSVKRFGIPQRFYVDNGAAYSSRHLKIICARNGIDLVHTPPYRPQGRGKVERLFRTVRDQFLCDKYKTVQQINQAFKVWLSNYHQSIHSSLGCSPKQKRLQTRSCCRTLPPTADIESLFRMERRCRVYKDSTIRFRKNQYEIPGSLPGSRVIIYYMPWDIEDVYYGEEMKKARIVDLSENARRFDAPGGRTK; the protein is encoded by the coding sequence ATGGAACAAGAAAACGACAAAAATCTGGAAATAGCCTTGTGGCGTTACGGTCTTATCAGTCCACTTCTACACAGGGATGCCAATGATCTGACATTAAACAAAATGTTGGATATGGCATCTTCACGCAGGTATGTTCACCCAAACGGCACCCATGTTCTTTTAAGCGGCGAGACTTTAAGAAAATGGCTGTATCGTTACCAGAGATTGGGATTGCCGGGCCTTGAGGACAAGCAAAGATCCGACAAAGGGCTGCACAAAATCCCAGAACCCCTGTCTGATAAAATGATAGCTCTTCGGTTGGAGCACCCACGCTGGACCACCGCCAGGCTTATTAAAGAACTTGCCCGGGCCGGCGTATGGAATGGCAGAAAACCCAGCCGGTCAGCCCTTTATAGATTCGCCAAGACCCATAATCTACAAAGAGATCCTCATCTGAACCCTGAACTGGGTGCCAGACCTTATGCGTTTGACCATTTCGGACAACTATGGATGGCAGACTTTCTCCATGGCCCCAAATTGTACCATGGCAAAAAAAAGAAAAAGACATACCTGCATGTAATCCTGGATGACTGTTGCCGGTATGTCGTTCATGGCGGATTTTATTTGACCGAATCGGTCAATCCTTTGGTCTTTGATCTTATGGGCAGCGTAAAACGATTTGGTATCCCCCAGCGCTTTTATGTCGATAATGGTGCGGCCTATTCCAGCCGTCATCTCAAAATTATATGTGCCAGAAACGGCATTGATTTGGTGCATACGCCGCCATACAGGCCCCAGGGCAGAGGCAAGGTTGAGCGTTTATTCAGAACCGTAAGGGACCAGTTCCTCTGCGATAAATACAAAACCGTCCAGCAGATCAACCAGGCCTTTAAAGTTTGGCTGAGCAATTATCATCAGAGCATACATTCCTCTTTGGGGTGCTCTCCTAAACAAAAACGGCTTCAGACACGCAGTTGTTGCCGGACCCTTCCTCCGACAGCCGACATTGAGTCTTTGTTTAGGATGGAACGACGGTGCAGGGTATATAAAGACTCAACCATTCGGTTCAGAAAAAATCAGTATGAAATTCCCGGATCCCTGCCGGGTTCCAGGGTCATCATTTATTATATGCCTTGGGATATAGAAGACGTCTATTATGGAGAAGAAATGAAAAAAGCACGTATCGTTGATCTTAGTGAAAATGCCAGAAGATTTGATGCTCCCGGCGGGAGGACGAAATGA
- a CDS encoding AAA family ATPase — protein MMKNGESPREFFDCEAHPFADTYRLKELYLGKQDAHFLRMARSLISSGKSFTLSGPSGTGKSTLVRYVLSQLDPNCYRPALVHYGGLLRNGFLKAIADVIGVDTNSRTVPLLIKLQKQITQVTPENRGLFPVFVIDDAHLMEKESLMDICSLMFNPHRQTVAASFILVGDETLEKKLQLQVMAPIKTRLTGNFKLDPLSDEESLEFMRFRLSKAKADENLFDADALSIMASHCRGNRRQIMNMGTILLSEAYFRQERTISTELIYTCDDILITE, from the coding sequence ATGATGAAAAATGGTGAATCACCCAGGGAATTCTTTGATTGTGAAGCGCATCCGTTTGCCGATACCTATCGTTTAAAAGAGCTTTATCTTGGTAAACAAGATGCCCATTTTTTGAGAATGGCTCGATCATTAATTTCCAGTGGCAAAAGCTTTACGCTTTCCGGGCCGTCGGGGACCGGAAAATCAACCTTGGTCCGTTATGTGTTATCACAACTTGATCCCAATTGTTACAGACCCGCCTTAGTCCACTATGGGGGGCTTTTGCGAAACGGTTTCTTAAAAGCGATTGCCGACGTGATTGGTGTGGATACCAACTCCCGGACAGTACCGTTGTTAATAAAATTGCAAAAACAGATCACACAGGTGACGCCCGAAAACCGTGGTCTGTTCCCGGTATTTGTTATTGACGATGCCCATTTAATGGAAAAAGAATCTTTGATGGATATCTGCTCCCTGATGTTTAATCCACATAGACAGACTGTTGCGGCAAGTTTTATTCTCGTCGGCGATGAAACCCTTGAAAAGAAACTGCAACTGCAGGTTATGGCACCAATCAAAACCCGTTTGACCGGTAATTTTAAGCTGGATCCCTTGAGCGATGAAGAAAGTCTTGAGTTTATGCGATTCAGGCTATCAAAAGCCAAGGCAGATGAGAACCTGTTTGATGCGGATGCCTTAAGTATTATGGCTTCCCACTGCCGTGGGAATCGTCGACAAATCATGAACATGGGGACCATACTTCTATCGGAGGCATATTTCAGACAGGAAAGAACCATAAGCACCGAGTTAATTTATACATGTGACGATATATTGATTACTGAGTGA
- a CDS encoding Druantia anti-phage system protein DruA: protein MQKNIDPIRSKLQFKGLLKDFSPVTLQQVYGSELEPLWNELVYRHHYLGHRNLLGKRLKYLAFIEDFPVAALSWSAPAKRLGARDKFIGWSDDSRQHSLHRIAANSRFVIFPWVQIPNFGSHILGMNLRCLRKDWLEKFHDELLLVETFVDPSFFQGTVYKASNWRKLGRTKRYTKCGKRYIYHGQIKEIYIYILDSCYRKILGVPSTDFLEHRLSKNVEETSLSLQQSEWTPELLEEFELTDHNFDSIAQELTEFHNIFSDCFC from the coding sequence ATGCAGAAAAATATTGATCCCATTAGAAGCAAATTGCAATTCAAAGGTTTATTGAAAGATTTTTCTCCAGTAACTCTGCAGCAAGTTTACGGAAGTGAACTTGAGCCCTTGTGGAATGAATTAGTTTACCGGCATCATTATTTGGGACATAGGAACCTTTTGGGAAAAAGACTGAAGTATCTGGCATTTATAGAAGATTTCCCAGTTGCAGCTTTATCATGGAGCGCACCGGCTAAAAGACTTGGAGCCAGAGATAAATTTATTGGATGGTCCGACGATTCCAGACAACACTCCCTTCATCGGATTGCAGCCAATAGTAGATTTGTCATTTTTCCATGGGTTCAAATTCCTAACTTTGGATCACACATCCTGGGGATGAATCTCCGTTGTCTCCGAAAAGACTGGTTAGAAAAATTTCATGATGAACTTTTATTGGTAGAAACTTTTGTCGATCCTTCCTTTTTCCAGGGAACCGTTTACAAAGCGAGCAATTGGAGAAAATTGGGAAGAACAAAAAGATATACCAAATGCGGGAAGAGATATATCTATCATGGTCAAATCAAAGAAATTTACATATACATTCTTGATTCTTGCTACAGAAAAATTTTAGGCGTTCCCTCCACAGATTTTCTTGAACATCGTTTATCAAAAAATGTGGAGGAAACAAGTTTGTCATTACAGCAGTCTGAATGGACACCCGAACTGTTGGAAGAATTTGAGTTGACTGACCATAATTTTGATTCAATCGCTCAAGAATTAACGGAATTTCACAATATTTTTTCAGACTGCTTTTGCTGA
- the rdgC gene encoding recombination-associated protein RdgC has protein sequence MGLISSTHSISRYYIDGEFPDGTAEGVRQGLIENAIPEIESEYDEICAGWTPLETPYKPDFQSASFLFGTYFAFSLRIDKKSIPAKLVQKHMAIETEKKQKESGRPFISKNEKAEIKEMVIDILMHKTPFIPNLYDVLWDYEDKSLLLFSTQKAANELFETLFFKSFDHKPIRIFPYTIVEMQGSFSSDEKDRVLALAPLNMKGAQ, from the coding sequence TTGGGATTAATCTCGTCCACCCATTCCATAAGCCGTTATTATATTGACGGTGAATTTCCTGACGGTACTGCAGAAGGTGTCCGCCAGGGACTGATTGAAAACGCCATCCCTGAAATTGAAAGCGAATACGATGAAATTTGCGCCGGATGGACCCCCCTTGAAACCCCCTATAAACCAGACTTTCAATCGGCTTCATTTCTATTCGGCACCTATTTTGCCTTTTCCCTGCGCATTGATAAAAAATCAATCCCGGCCAAACTGGTCCAGAAACATATGGCCATTGAAACAGAGAAAAAACAGAAAGAAAGCGGCAGACCCTTTATTTCAAAAAATGAAAAAGCTGAAATAAAAGAGATGGTTATTGATATTTTAATGCACAAAACCCCATTTATTCCAAATCTCTATGATGTATTATGGGATTATGAAGACAAAAGCCTGCTTTTATTTTCCACCCAGAAGGCGGCCAACGAACTGTTTGAAACTCTGTTTTTCAAATCCTTTGACCATAAACCCATCAGGATATTTCCCTATACAATAGTGGAAATGCAGGGCAGTTTTTCGAGTGATGAAAAAGACAGGGTGCTGGCTTTGGCCCCGTTAAATATGAAAGGGGCTCAATGA
- a CDS encoding AAA family ATPase, whose amino-acid sequence MIKIPYAVGSYEEIQEQGYYYVDKTRYIAALEQWKVPVFLRPRRFGKSLWCSTLECFYDINRKDKFESLFGNTWIGKNPTPLKNSFMVLRLNFSVVTVKPDMACIEDSFNFTQSARIKTFVSYYKNLFGKFPDISDSSIADQLQFIIESVMDNNLPPLYIIIDEYDNFSNQLITTRNDDLYKELTSGDSFFTVILQGNKIRRRTAKYRQGIYYRGTSDYH is encoded by the coding sequence ATGATAAAAATACCTTATGCCGTTGGAAGTTATGAAGAAATACAGGAACAAGGGTATTACTATGTCGATAAAACCCGGTATATCGCAGCACTTGAACAATGGAAAGTGCCGGTCTTCTTAAGACCACGCAGATTCGGCAAAAGTCTTTGGTGTTCCACTCTTGAATGTTTTTATGACATTAACCGCAAAGATAAATTTGAATCTTTATTTGGCAATACCTGGATAGGAAAGAACCCAACACCGTTAAAAAACAGTTTTATGGTGCTGCGCCTGAATTTCAGCGTGGTCACTGTAAAACCGGATATGGCCTGTATTGAAGACAGTTTTAATTTTACCCAGTCAGCCAGGATAAAAACCTTTGTATCCTATTATAAAAATTTATTCGGCAAATTCCCTGATATCTCTGATAGCTCCATCGCGGATCAATTGCAGTTTATAATTGAATCTGTTATGGACAATAACCTTCCACCCCTTTATATCATTATAGATGAGTACGACAACTTCTCCAATCAGTTAATTACCACCCGCAACGATGACCTTTATAAAGAGCTGACATCAGGTGATTCTTTTTTTACGGTCATTCTTCAAGGTAATAAAATCAGGCGTCGAACAGCAAAGTATCGGCAAGGTATTTATTACAGGGGTACTTCCGATTACCATTGA
- a CDS encoding radical SAM protein, which produces MKKQTVAFSRQSANLFFHILTNCNLRCAHCYINREQHGSNTLSLDTIKDWLGIFSSKAKDTNLIFLGGEPTLHPDLASAVSIAGSMGFKSITIDTNGFMFHNILDNIEPNQIDFFSFSLDGVTRETNDAIRGDGCFDAVMSGISNAVKKGFSCSMIYTVSEKNIHEVPKLPELVKGLGISRFFIQVVGLRGESENTDAKHQVSKSIWQDTIPKTAEQIAEQGIIVTYPKVFLTHEETFECAANVADNYFIFPNGRVYQCPLCEDFPFHSYEIIDNVLTPRPKINETDFFSLQIPEGCVMNKLIQPGNLSYDDKGYPRYKIACCMLKEELQP; this is translated from the coding sequence ATGAAAAAACAAACAGTTGCATTTTCAAGGCAGAGCGCCAATCTTTTTTTTCACATACTGACAAATTGTAACCTACGCTGTGCCCATTGCTATATCAACCGGGAGCAGCACGGAAGCAACACCCTTAGCCTGGACACGATCAAGGACTGGCTTGGCATCTTTTCTTCAAAGGCAAAGGATACCAACCTTATTTTTTTAGGGGGTGAACCCACCCTTCATCCAGATCTTGCTTCAGCCGTATCCATTGCCGGATCCATGGGATTCAAATCCATCACCATTGATACCAACGGTTTTATGTTTCATAACATCCTGGACAATATTGAACCAAATCAGATTGACTTTTTTTCATTTTCCCTGGACGGTGTCACCCGGGAAACCAATGATGCTATCCGGGGAGACGGATGTTTCGATGCAGTCATGTCCGGTATAAGCAATGCTGTGAAAAAAGGGTTCTCCTGCTCAATGATCTATACAGTCTCTGAAAAAAATATTCATGAGGTTCCAAAACTTCCTGAATTGGTAAAGGGGCTTGGAATTTCCCGTTTTTTTATCCAGGTAGTGGGGCTCAGAGGCGAATCTGAAAATACCGATGCAAAGCACCAGGTATCAAAATCAATCTGGCAGGATACCATTCCCAAAACCGCAGAACAGATTGCAGAACAAGGAATTATTGTTACCTACCCCAAGGTTTTCCTCACCCATGAAGAAACCTTTGAATGTGCTGCCAATGTAGCGGACAACTATTTTATATTCCCCAACGGACGGGTGTATCAATGTCCTTTATGTGAGGATTTTCCATTTCATTCCTATGAAATAATAGACAATGTGCTTACACCCCGTCCAAAAATCAATGAAACCGATTTTTTCTCGTTGCAGATTCCCGAAGGTTGTGTCATGAACAAATTAATACAGCCGGGAAATCTGTCTTACGATGATAAAGGTTATCCCCGTTACAAAATCGCCTGTTGTATGCTCAAGGAAGAATTGCAGCCTTAA
- the purF gene encoding amidophosphoribosyltransferase, with protein MNTIQPDSPCPIFTPSERPKDECGVFGLYKHPEAAKITYFGLYALQHRGQESAGISVNRGINDKIFSHTGMGLVPEIFNMEDLDRIEGGSAIGHVRYSTTGDSVLANAQPFVVNHRHRSYALAHNGNLVNAHIIREELEENGSIFQTTMDSEVFLHLFIKNLIKGDYESAILKATSRVEGAYSMVLLTCKGEIIGMKDPNGFRPLALGKLNGHYVLASETCAFDLIQAEFIRELDPGEIVIINENGIRSIKHPKAAVKKSLCIFEYIYFARPDSTIDGKNVYEMRKAHGRRLAQESHVDADIVMPFPDSGNYAAIGYAAESGIPFEMGMIRNHYVGRSFIQPTQSMRDFAVRVKLNPVRELIKGKDIIIIEDSIIRGTTAKTRVKALKELGAGKIHMRVSCPPHKFPCYYGIDFSSKGELIAAQMPLDELTEYLGLDSLHYLSIEGMLEASGVNEPEANFCKACFDGTYPVPFDPNFTKQCMG; from the coding sequence ATGAATACCATCCAACCAGACAGCCCCTGTCCCATTTTTACGCCAAGCGAACGCCCCAAAGATGAATGTGGGGTTTTTGGCCTTTATAAACACCCGGAAGCGGCCAAGATTACCTACTTCGGACTTTATGCACTTCAGCACAGGGGCCAGGAAAGCGCGGGCATCTCCGTGAACCGGGGGATCAACGACAAAATTTTCTCCCATACAGGCATGGGGCTTGTACCGGAAATTTTCAACATGGAAGATCTTGACCGTATCGAAGGCGGATCAGCCATCGGTCATGTCCGTTACTCCACCACGGGTGATTCTGTTCTGGCCAATGCCCAGCCTTTTGTGGTCAACCATCGACACCGCTCCTATGCCCTGGCCCACAACGGTAATCTGGTCAACGCCCACATCATCCGGGAAGAACTTGAAGAAAATGGCTCCATTTTCCAGACCACCATGGATTCGGAAGTATTTTTGCATCTGTTTATTAAAAATCTGATAAAGGGCGATTATGAATCCGCTATATTAAAGGCAACCTCAAGGGTTGAAGGGGCCTATTCCATGGTTCTGCTCACCTGTAAAGGTGAAATCATCGGCATGAAAGACCCCAACGGATTCCGCCCCCTGGCCCTTGGAAAATTAAACGGCCACTATGTACTGGCGTCTGAAACCTGTGCCTTTGACCTGATCCAGGCCGAATTCATCCGGGAACTGGATCCCGGTGAAATTGTTATTATCAATGAAAATGGTATCAGGAGTATCAAACATCCTAAAGCAGCTGTTAAAAAATCTTTATGCATATTTGAATATATATATTTTGCCCGGCCTGACTCCACAATTGACGGCAAAAACGTCTATGAAATGAGAAAAGCACATGGAAGACGCCTGGCCCAGGAATCCCACGTGGATGCAGATATAGTCATGCCGTTTCCCGACTCCGGCAACTATGCGGCCATCGGTTATGCCGCAGAATCCGGCATCCCGTTTGAAATGGGAATGATACGCAACCACTATGTAGGTAGAAGTTTTATTCAGCCCACCCAGTCCATGCGGGATTTTGCTGTGCGGGTGAAATTGAATCCGGTACGGGAACTGATAAAAGGTAAAGATATTATCATCATTGAAGATTCAATTATCCGGGGCACCACAGCCAAAACCCGTGTTAAAGCCCTAAAGGAGCTGGGCGCCGGAAAAATACACATGCGGGTCTCCTGTCCGCCCCATAAGTTCCCCTGTTACTACGGCATTGATTTTTCATCCAAGGGAGAATTAATTGCGGCCCAGATGCCTTTAGATGAACTGACTGAGTACCTTGGACTGGATTCCCTGCATTACTTGTCCATTGAAGGCATGCTGGAAGCGTCCGGGGTTAATGAGCCCGAAGCCAATTTCTGCAAAGCCTGTTTTGACGGAACCTATCCCGTGCCCTTTGATCCTAATTTTACCAAACAGTGTATGGGATAA